From Echinicola soli, a single genomic window includes:
- the gldC gene encoding gliding motility protein GldC translates to MKNSEIKFTINLDEKNLPKTITWDATDKESEGAEETKSISLNVWDNLNHNTLRIDLWTDDMSVVEMKRFYIDILGGMGQTILNSTGDEYMSEEIKDLCDRLVNHVNEENNKAK, encoded by the coding sequence ATGAAAAATTCCGAGATAAAATTCACCATTAACTTAGACGAAAAGAATCTTCCAAAAACCATCACTTGGGACGCTACCGACAAAGAAAGCGAAGGAGCAGAAGAAACCAAAAGCATCAGCCTTAATGTTTGGGACAATCTCAACCACAACACCTTGAGGATTGATCTCTGGACAGATGATATGTCTGTAGTGGAAATGAAGCGGTTTTATATCGATATTTTGGGAGGAATGGGACAGACCATTCTCAATAGTACCGGCGATGAATACATGTCCGAAGAGATCAAGGACCTTTGTGATCGCTTGGTAAATCATGTCAATGAGGAAAACAATAAAGCGAAGTAA
- a CDS encoding TonB-dependent receptor, which translates to MKKALSKWISLQVLLFFALFQIGGGMVLAQETTSITGTVKDALTQESLIGVNILVKGKVVGTVTDLDGNFSLTVQQAPPLTLVVSMVGFMTKEIQITSPVKTDLDITLEEQTLLGQEVVVSASRVEESILTSPVSIEQMDILSIKETASDSYYKAIANLKGVDVTSSSINFQILNARGFNSTGNTRFVQLIDGMDTQAPALNFPISNLNGPSELDVETVEFIPGASSALYGPNAFNGILLVNSKNPFDYQGLSAYYKQGINHINGREGEPQSAQPMYEGAIRYAKAFNNKWAFKLNASIMRAEDWYGTDMSDLNARSQGDLPFNPGANRVHIFGDEVANNIGLLRNVGTIQQQAANLGIDGYLPSIPDQIVSRTGYEEPYLVDYGAAAYKFNGALHYRINDLLELSYTLNYGSGTSVYTGAQRYSLSDFEISQHKLELTGDNFFVRGYTTRENSGGSFIADLTGVRINDTWKNNSSWFGEYTLAYMGALAQQGVAPGTQGTTEQQAAAHQAARNVADQGRMMPGSAEFNNTSEQIKSDFIPEGSLFNDRSRMYMAEGQYNFKNEIDFMDLQAGASYRLYELRSNGTIFADVAGNDITISEYGAFAQGAKKVLDDKLKLMASVRYDKNENFKGQVNPRFAAVFSQGNSNIRFSYQTGFRMPTTQGQHIDLNVVSARLLGGLPYYREKYQIFENAFSLASVNNYIAKVGEGLSPVDPEATGELVPVDDLPALKPEQVKSFEIGYKGLLADNRLLIDFAYYYNIYNDFITQTAVRKAPGPVYPTPANSDQAAINAVNAPALLTPVTTPGQENTFQTYTNLVSSSVKANGAAIGITYNLPKNYTFSGNYNYNKLLTDIEEGFLSDFNTPEHKFNLMFSNRKLTEKLGFNVTYRYQTAFRWESSFAAGNVPQVGTLDAQVSYKVKDWKSIIKLGGSNVFNKRYFLNYGGPTIGAIYYVSITFDELLN; encoded by the coding sequence ATGAAGAAAGCATTATCTAAATGGATATCTTTGCAAGTGCTTTTATTTTTTGCACTCTTCCAAATTGGAGGCGGCATGGTACTGGCCCAGGAAACGACCTCGATCACCGGAACTGTCAAAGACGCGCTCACACAAGAAAGCCTTATCGGCGTAAACATACTGGTCAAAGGAAAAGTAGTCGGCACCGTGACGGATTTGGACGGTAACTTCTCCCTCACCGTTCAACAAGCTCCTCCCCTCACCTTGGTGGTTTCTATGGTCGGCTTTATGACTAAGGAAATCCAGATCACCTCTCCCGTCAAAACCGACCTGGACATCACATTGGAGGAACAAACCCTTCTAGGACAAGAAGTGGTGGTCTCTGCTTCCAGAGTGGAAGAAAGCATCCTCACTTCTCCCGTTTCCATCGAGCAAATGGACATCCTCAGCATCAAGGAAACAGCCAGTGACAGTTATTATAAAGCCATCGCAAACCTCAAGGGCGTGGACGTCACTTCTTCCTCCATCAATTTCCAAATCCTCAATGCACGCGGTTTTAACTCCACCGGTAATACCCGTTTTGTGCAGCTTATCGACGGAATGGATACACAGGCACCCGCGCTAAACTTCCCTATCAGTAACCTGAACGGCCCTTCCGAACTGGATGTCGAAACCGTGGAATTTATACCAGGCGCATCTTCTGCACTCTATGGCCCCAACGCCTTCAACGGCATCTTGCTGGTAAACAGCAAAAACCCGTTTGATTACCAGGGCCTCAGCGCTTATTACAAACAAGGAATAAATCACATCAATGGGCGTGAAGGAGAACCCCAAAGCGCCCAGCCAATGTACGAGGGAGCCATCCGTTATGCCAAAGCCTTCAATAACAAATGGGCTTTTAAGCTCAATGCTTCCATTATGCGTGCCGAAGATTGGTATGGTACGGACATGAGCGACCTTAACGCCAGAAGCCAGGGTGACTTGCCTTTTAACCCTGGAGCCAATCGAGTGCATATTTTTGGTGATGAAGTGGCCAATAATATCGGTTTACTCCGTAATGTCGGTACCATTCAGCAGCAAGCAGCCAACCTCGGTATTGATGGTTACTTGCCCAGCATTCCCGACCAAATCGTTTCCAGAACGGGCTATGAAGAACCTTACTTGGTAGATTATGGTGCCGCAGCATATAAATTTAACGGTGCCCTCCACTACAGGATCAATGACTTACTGGAGCTTTCCTATACCTTAAATTACGGGTCAGGAACCTCTGTTTACACAGGAGCCCAGCGCTATTCATTATCTGATTTTGAAATCTCACAGCATAAGCTGGAATTGACTGGTGACAATTTTTTTGTCCGGGGATACACCACCCGTGAAAACTCAGGTGGTTCATTTATCGCCGACCTTACGGGAGTGCGCATTAACGACACCTGGAAAAACAATTCCTCTTGGTTTGGTGAATATACCCTTGCTTACATGGGCGCTCTGGCCCAGCAAGGTGTAGCTCCTGGCACACAGGGCACGACAGAGCAGCAAGCTGCCGCCCACCAAGCAGCACGTAATGTGGCCGATCAAGGCCGAATGATGCCCGGATCTGCAGAATTTAACAATACCTCCGAACAGATTAAGTCGGACTTCATTCCGGAAGGTTCCCTTTTCAATGACCGCTCCAGGATGTACATGGCCGAGGGACAGTATAATTTCAAAAATGAAATTGATTTTATGGACCTCCAGGCAGGAGCAAGTTACCGTCTCTATGAATTGCGCTCAAACGGCACCATCTTCGCCGATGTAGCAGGCAATGACATCACCATTTCGGAATACGGCGCATTTGCCCAAGGGGCAAAAAAAGTCTTGGATGACAAATTAAAACTAATGGCTTCCGTTCGGTATGACAAGAATGAAAACTTCAAAGGCCAGGTAAACCCTCGTTTTGCCGCCGTATTTTCACAAGGAAACAGCAACATCCGGTTTTCTTACCAAACAGGGTTCAGGATGCCCACCACACAAGGACAGCACATCGATCTTAACGTGGTATCGGCAAGACTCCTGGGAGGATTGCCCTACTATAGGGAAAAATATCAAATCTTCGAAAACGCCTTTTCCCTTGCTTCCGTAAACAACTATATAGCCAAAGTAGGTGAAGGACTTAGTCCAGTAGATCCTGAAGCAACAGGAGAACTTGTTCCTGTCGATGACCTTCCTGCACTCAAACCTGAGCAGGTCAAATCCTTCGAGATAGGTTATAAAGGATTACTGGCAGACAATAGGCTCTTGATTGATTTTGCATATTACTATAATATCTACAATGATTTCATCACACAAACGGCCGTCAGAAAAGCACCGGGGCCAGTTTATCCCACCCCCGCAAACAGCGACCAGGCGGCCATCAATGCTGTGAACGCGCCCGCCCTGCTGACTCCCGTAACCACCCCAGGTCAAGAAAACACCTTTCAAACCTACACCAACTTGGTCAGCAGCAGCGTCAAAGCCAATGGTGCTGCCATTGGAATCACGTATAACCTCCCCAAAAACTACACCTTCAGTGGCAACTATAATTACAACAAACTACTGACGGATATTGAAGAGGGGTTTCTTTCTGATTTCAATACTCCTGAACATAAATTTAACCTGATGTTTTCCAACAGGAAGCTCACTGAAAAATTAGGGTTCAATGTCACCTACCGCTACCAAACCGCCTTTCGTTGGGAATCATCCTTTGCCGCTGGCAATGTACCCCAGGTAGGCACACTGGATGCACAGGTAAGCTACAAAGTAAAAGACTGGAAGTCCATCATCAAACTGGGCGGATCCAACGTCTTCAACAAGCGTTATTTCCTCAATTATGGTGGCCCGACCATTGGCGCAATCTACTATGTAAGCATCACCTTTGACGAACTCCTAAACTAA
- a CDS encoding DUF4230 domain-containing protein — protein MRKFLFGVLIGLLAIGAYRWIAGGIEQKNTLEESSSLIQQEVENVSKLIVTEGHFSQVYNYKQSEGMFGNLWITQKKALVVVNADVQIAYDLSKVKFDIDEANQTLYIKEIPAPEIKVFPDFKYYDAEGDYLNPFDADDINTIKSRVNASIRRKVDGSDLKENANRRLIAELARFYVLTNSLGWKLVYEDKEVLSEGDFQLKELH, from the coding sequence ATGCGGAAGTTTTTGTTTGGAGTTTTGATCGGACTGTTGGCGATAGGTGCTTATCGTTGGATTGCAGGGGGCATAGAGCAAAAAAACACCCTTGAAGAAAGCTCAAGCTTGATCCAGCAGGAGGTGGAGAATGTCAGCAAACTAATCGTGACGGAGGGCCATTTTTCACAGGTGTATAATTATAAGCAGTCCGAGGGGATGTTTGGCAATCTCTGGATTACCCAAAAGAAGGCTTTGGTGGTGGTCAATGCCGACGTGCAGATAGCCTATGACCTTTCGAAAGTGAAATTTGATATTGATGAAGCCAATCAAACCCTCTACATCAAGGAAATTCCAGCGCCTGAAATAAAAGTCTTTCCTGATTTTAAATACTACGATGCAGAAGGAGATTATTTGAACCCCTTTGATGCAGATGATATCAACACCATCAAGTCTCGTGTAAACGCCTCCATTCGCAGGAAGGTGGATGGATCTGATCTAAAAGAAAATGCCAATCGACGGCTGATCGCTGAGCTTGCACGCTTTTACGTCCTCACGAACTCGTTGGGGTGGAAGCTTGTATATGAAGATAAGGAGGTGCTTAGTGAAGGTGATTTTCAGCTGAAGGAGTTACATTGA